In the genome of Pseudomonas putida, one region contains:
- the ttgB gene encoding multidrug efflux RND transporter permease subunit TtgB, with amino-acid sequence MSKFFIDRPIFAWVIALVIMLVGALSILKLPINQYPSIAPPAIAIAVTYPGASAQTVQDTVVQVIEQQLNGIDNLRYVSSESNSDGSMTITATFEQGTNPDTAQVQVQNKLNLATPLLPQEVQQQGIRVTKAVKNFLLVIGLVSEDGSMTKDDLSNYIVSNMQDPISRTAGVGDFQVFGAQYAMRIWLDPAKLNKFQLTPVDVRNAVSAQNVQVSSGQLGGLPAMPGTQLNATIIGKTRLQTAEQFEKILLKVNNDGSQVRLSDVAKVGLGGENYAISAQYNGFPASGLAIKLATGANALDTAKALRKTISELEPFFPPGVKAVFPYDTTPVVTESISGVIHTLIEAVVLVFLVMYLFLQNFRATIITTMTVPVVLLGTFGILAAAGFSINTLTMFAMVLAIGLLVDDAIVVVENVERVMSEEGLPPKEATKRSMEQIQGALVGIALVLSAVLLPMAFFGGSTGVIYRQFSITIVSAMGLSVLVALIFTPALCATMLKPLKKGEHHVAKRGFFGWFNRNFDRSVQGYERSVGGILRNKIPFLLAYALIVVGMIWLFMRIPTAFLPEEDQGVLFAQVQTPAGSSAERTQVVVDQMREYLLKDEADTVSSVFTVNGFNFAGRGQSSGMAFIMLKPWEERSAENSVFNLAARAQQHFFSFRDAMVFAFAPPAVLELGNATGFDVFLQDRAGVGHAKLMEARNQFLAKAAQSKVLSAVRPNGLNDEPQYQLTIDDERASALGVTIADINATLSIALGGSYVNDFIDRGRVKKVYIQGEPSARMSPEDLQKWYVRNGAGEMVPFSSFAKGEWSYGSPKLSRYNGVEAVEILGAPAPGYSTGEAMAEVERIAGELPAGIGYSWTGMSYEEKLSGSQMPALFALSVLFVFLCLAALYESWSIPIAVVLVVPLGIIGALIATSMRGLSNDVYFLVGLLTTIGLAAKNAILIVEFAKELHEQGRSLYDAAIEACRMRLRPIIMTSLAFILGVVPLTIASGAGSGSQHAIGTGVIGGMISATVLAIFWVPLFFVAVSSLFGSKKPESDATPETTRYEAGQ; translated from the coding sequence ATGTCGAAGTTCTTTATCGATCGCCCGATCTTCGCCTGGGTGATCGCCTTGGTCATCATGCTGGTCGGCGCGCTCTCCATCCTGAAGCTGCCGATCAACCAGTACCCGAGCATCGCGCCTCCGGCCATCGCCATCGCCGTGACCTACCCGGGCGCCTCGGCGCAGACGGTGCAGGACACCGTGGTGCAGGTCATCGAACAGCAGCTCAACGGCATCGACAACCTGCGTTATGTGTCTTCGGAGAGCAACTCCGACGGCAGCATGACCATCACCGCCACCTTCGAGCAGGGCACCAACCCTGACACTGCACAGGTCCAGGTACAGAACAAGCTGAACCTGGCCACCCCGCTGCTGCCGCAGGAAGTGCAGCAGCAAGGTATTCGTGTCACCAAGGCAGTGAAGAACTTCCTGCTGGTGATCGGCCTGGTGTCCGAAGACGGCAGCATGACCAAGGACGACCTGTCGAACTACATCGTTTCCAACATGCAGGACCCGATTTCGCGGACTGCCGGTGTGGGTGACTTCCAGGTGTTCGGCGCCCAGTACGCCATGCGTATCTGGCTCGATCCGGCCAAGCTGAACAAATTCCAGCTGACCCCGGTCGACGTGCGCAACGCGGTCAGCGCACAGAACGTGCAGGTTTCTTCCGGCCAGCTCGGCGGCCTGCCGGCCATGCCGGGTACCCAGCTCAACGCCACCATCATCGGCAAGACCCGCCTGCAGACCGCCGAGCAGTTCGAGAAGATCCTGCTCAAGGTCAACAACGACGGCTCTCAGGTGCGCCTGAGCGATGTCGCCAAAGTCGGCCTGGGCGGTGAAAACTACGCCATCAGTGCCCAGTACAACGGTTTCCCGGCCTCGGGCCTGGCGATCAAGCTGGCCACCGGCGCCAACGCCCTGGATACCGCCAAGGCGCTGCGCAAGACCATCAGCGAACTGGAGCCGTTCTTCCCGCCGGGCGTGAAGGCCGTGTTCCCGTATGACACCACCCCGGTGGTCACCGAATCCATCAGCGGTGTGATTCACACGCTGATCGAAGCGGTGGTCCTGGTGTTCCTGGTGATGTACCTGTTCCTGCAGAACTTCCGCGCCACCATCATCACCACCATGACCGTACCGGTGGTGTTGCTGGGTACCTTCGGCATCCTCGCCGCCGCAGGCTTCAGCATCAACACCCTGACCATGTTCGCCATGGTCCTGGCCATCGGCTTGCTGGTGGACGATGCGATCGTCGTGGTGGAGAACGTCGAGCGGGTCATGTCCGAGGAGGGCTTGCCGCCCAAGGAGGCGACCAAGCGCTCCATGGAGCAGATCCAGGGTGCACTGGTGGGTATCGCCCTTGTGCTGTCGGCGGTACTGCTGCCGATGGCCTTCTTTGGCGGGTCCACCGGTGTGATCTACCGTCAGTTCTCCATCACCATCGTATCGGCCATGGGCCTGTCGGTGCTGGTGGCGCTGATCTTCACCCCGGCCCTGTGCGCCACCATGCTCAAGCCGCTGAAAAAAGGCGAGCATCATGTGGCCAAGCGCGGCTTCTTCGGCTGGTTCAACCGCAACTTCGACCGCAGCGTGCAAGGCTACGAGCGCAGCGTCGGCGGCATCCTGCGCAACAAGATCCCATTCCTGCTGGCCTACGCCCTGATCGTGGTCGGCATGATCTGGCTGTTCATGCGCATCCCCACCGCGTTCCTGCCTGAAGAAGACCAGGGCGTGCTGTTCGCCCAGGTCCAGACTCCGGCAGGCTCCAGTGCCGAACGCACCCAGGTGGTGGTTGACCAGATGCGCGAATACCTGCTCAAGGACGAAGCTGACACCGTCTCCTCGGTCTTCACCGTGAACGGCTTCAACTTCGCTGGCCGTGGCCAGAGCTCGGGCATGGCATTCATCATGCTCAAGCCATGGGAGGAGCGCTCGGCGGAAAACAGCGTGTTCAACCTCGCTGCCCGTGCCCAGCAACACTTCTTCAGCTTCCGTGACGCCATGGTGTTCGCCTTCGCGCCACCTGCGGTACTCGAACTCGGCAACGCCACCGGCTTCGACGTGTTCCTCCAGGACCGCGCCGGTGTCGGCCACGCGAAACTGATGGAAGCGCGCAACCAGTTCCTGGCCAAGGCCGCCCAGAGCAAGGTGCTCAGCGCGGTGCGTCCGAACGGCCTGAACGACGAGCCTCAGTACCAGCTGACCATCGATGACGAACGTGCCAGCGCCCTGGGCGTGACCATCGCCGACATCAACGCCACCCTGTCGATCGCCCTGGGCGGTAGCTACGTCAACGACTTCATCGACCGCGGCCGGGTCAAGAAGGTGTACATCCAGGGCGAACCTAGCGCCCGGATGAGCCCGGAAGACCTGCAGAAGTGGTACGTGCGCAATGGCGCGGGCGAGATGGTGCCGTTCTCCTCCTTCGCCAAGGGTGAATGGAGCTACGGCTCGCCGAAGCTCTCGCGCTACAACGGCGTGGAAGCGGTCGAAATCCTCGGTGCCCCGGCGCCGGGATACAGTACCGGTGAAGCCATGGCCGAAGTCGAGCGCATCGCAGGCGAACTGCCAGCGGGCATTGGCTACTCCTGGACCGGCATGTCCTATGAGGAAAAACTCTCCGGTTCGCAGATGCCGGCGCTGTTCGCCCTCTCGGTCCTGTTCGTGTTCCTGTGCCTGGCGGCCCTGTACGAAAGCTGGTCGATCCCGATCGCCGTCGTGCTGGTCGTACCGCTGGGTATCATCGGTGCACTGATCGCCACCAGCATGCGCGGGTTGTCCAACGACGTGTACTTCCTGGTCGGCCTGCTGACCACCATCGGTCTTGCGGCGAAGAACGCGATCCTGATCGTCGAATTCGCCAAGGAACTGCACGAGCAGGGCCGCAGCCTGTATGACGCGGCCATCGAAGCCTGCCGTATGCGTCTGCGTCCAATCATCATGACCTCGCTGGCGTTCATCCTCGGCGTGGTACCGTTGACCATCGCCAGCGGCGCAGGCTCGGGCAGCCAGCACGCCATCGGCACCGGGGTGATCGGCGGTATGATCAGTGCGACCGTGCTGGCCATCTTCTGGGTACCGCTGTTCTTCGTAGCAGTGTCGTCGCTGTTCGGCAGCAAGAAGCCTGAATCCGACGCCACCCCTGAAACTACTCGTTATGAGGCTGGGCAATGA
- a CDS encoding AdeC/AdeK/OprM family multidrug efflux complex outer membrane factor, producing the protein MTKSLLSLAVTAFILGGCSLIPDYQTPESPVAAQWPQGPAYSPTQSADVAAAEQGWRQFFHDPALQQLIQTSLVNNRDLRVAALNIDAYRAQYRIQRADLFPAVSANGSGSRQRVPANMSQTGEAGITSQYSATLGVSAYELDLFGRVRSLTEQALETYLSSEQARRSTQIALVASVANAYYTWQADQAQLKLTEETLKTYVESYNLTRRSNEVGVASALDVSQARTAVEGARVKLAQYQRLVAQDLNSLTVLLGTGVPADLPAPLQLDADQLAEVPAGLPSDLLQRRPDIQEAEHLLKAANANIGAARAAFFPSISLTANAGTLSPDMGGLFKGGSGTWLFQPQINLPIFNAGSLKASLDYSKIQKDINVAKYEKTIQTAFQEVSDGLAARKTFEEQLQAQRDLVSANQDYYRLAERRYRIGIDSNLTFLDAQRNLFSSQQSLINDRLSQLVSEVNLYKALGGGWYEQTGQANQQASVDTPKS; encoded by the coding sequence ATGACCAAGTCTTTGTTATCCCTGGCGGTAACCGCTTTCATTCTCGGCGGCTGCTCGCTCATTCCTGACTACCAGACCCCGGAGTCGCCGGTGGCTGCGCAGTGGCCGCAAGGCCCTGCGTACTCGCCGACCCAGTCGGCCGACGTGGCCGCCGCCGAGCAGGGCTGGCGTCAGTTCTTCCATGATCCTGCGCTGCAGCAGTTGATCCAGACCTCGCTGGTCAACAACCGCGACCTGCGTGTCGCAGCCCTGAACATCGACGCCTACCGGGCCCAGTACCGCATCCAGCGGGCCGACCTGTTCCCGGCGGTTTCGGCCAATGGCAGCGGCAGCCGCCAGCGGGTGCCGGCGAACATGTCGCAGACCGGCGAGGCGGGCATCACCAGCCAGTACTCGGCCACCTTGGGCGTCAGCGCCTATGAGCTGGACCTGTTCGGCCGTGTGCGCAGCCTGACCGAGCAGGCCCTGGAGACCTACCTCTCCAGTGAGCAGGCCCGCCGCTCCACGCAGATCGCCCTGGTCGCCAGCGTGGCCAACGCCTACTACACCTGGCAGGCCGACCAGGCGCAGCTCAAGCTGACCGAAGAAACCCTGAAGACCTATGTCGAAAGCTACAACCTCACCCGCCGCAGCAATGAGGTGGGTGTGGCGTCGGCACTCGATGTGAGCCAGGCCCGTACCGCCGTTGAAGGCGCGCGGGTCAAGCTGGCGCAGTACCAGCGCCTGGTCGCCCAGGACCTGAACAGCCTGACCGTGCTGCTGGGCACCGGCGTGCCGGCCGACCTGCCGGCACCGCTTCAGCTCGACGCCGACCAACTGGCCGAGGTCCCGGCCGGCCTGCCATCGGACCTGCTGCAACGTCGTCCAGACATCCAGGAAGCCGAGCACCTGCTCAAGGCCGCCAACGCCAACATCGGCGCTGCCCGCGCCGCGTTCTTCCCGAGCATCAGCCTGACCGCCAACGCCGGTACCCTGAGCCCGGACATGGGCGGGCTATTCAAGGGCGGGTCGGGCACCTGGCTGTTCCAGCCGCAGATCAACCTCCCGATCTTCAACGCGGGCAGCCTGAAAGCGAGCCTGGACTACTCGAAGATCCAGAAGGACATCAACGTCGCCAAGTACGAAAAGACCATCCAGACCGCCTTCCAGGAAGTCTCCGATGGCCTGGCGGCACGCAAGACCTTCGAGGAGCAACTGCAGGCCCAGCGCGACCTGGTGTCCGCCAACCAGGATTACTACCGCCTGGCCGAGCGTCGCTACCGCATCGGGATCGACAGCAACCTGACCTTCCTCGATGCCCAGCGCAACCTGTTCAGCTCGCAGCAATCGCTGATCAACGACCGGCTTTCGCAGCTGGTCAGCGAGGTCAACCTGTACAAGGCCCTCGGTGGCGGCTGGTACGAGCAGACCGGGCAGGCCAATCAGCAAGCTTCGGTGGATACACCGAAAAGCTGA
- a CDS encoding OprD family porin: MSILQPARQLLPGLLALSCALPSLAAESGFVEGAKATLNLRNFYINRNFVDPANRQGKAEEWTQSFILDARSGFTQGTVGFGLDVLGLYSIKLDGGKGTAGTHLLPVHDDGRPADDFGRLGVALKTKVSQTELKVGEWMPVLPILRSDDGRSLPQTFRGGQLTSQEIAGLTLYAGQFRGNSPRNDASMEDMSLNGLAAFTSDRFNFAGGEYTFNDKRTMVGLWNAQLKDIYRQQYLNLVHSQPLGDWTLGANLGYFVGGEDGAERAGKLDNRTASAMLSARYQGHTFYLGLQKVSGDDAWMRVNGTSGGTLANDSYNSSFDNAKERSWQLRHDFNFVALGVPGLTLMNRYIKGDNVQAGGVTDGKEWARETELAYVIQAGTFKDLSLKWRNSTMRRDFSTNAFDENRLIISYPLNLL, translated from the coding sequence ATGAGCATTTTGCAACCCGCACGCCAGCTGCTGCCCGGCCTGTTGGCCTTGTCCTGCGCCCTGCCCTCCCTGGCCGCTGAAAGCGGTTTCGTGGAAGGTGCCAAGGCCACCCTCAACCTGCGCAACTTCTACATCAACCGCAACTTCGTCGACCCGGCCAACCGCCAGGGTAAGGCCGAAGAATGGACCCAGAGCTTCATTCTCGATGCCCGCTCCGGCTTCACCCAAGGCACGGTCGGTTTCGGCCTGGACGTGCTCGGGCTCTACTCGATCAAGCTCGATGGCGGCAAGGGCACGGCCGGCACCCACCTGCTGCCCGTGCATGACGACGGCCGCCCCGCCGATGATTTCGGCCGCCTTGGCGTGGCGCTCAAAACGAAGGTGTCGCAGACCGAACTGAAGGTCGGTGAATGGATGCCGGTGCTGCCGATCCTGCGCTCGGACGACGGCCGCTCATTACCGCAGACCTTCCGCGGCGGCCAGCTCACCTCCCAGGAGATCGCCGGGCTGACCCTGTACGCCGGCCAGTTCCGTGGCAACAGCCCGCGCAACGACGCCAGCATGGAAGACATGTCGCTCAATGGCCTAGCCGCCTTCACCTCCGATCGCTTCAACTTCGCGGGCGGCGAGTACACCTTCAACGACAAGCGCACGATGGTTGGCCTGTGGAACGCCCAGCTCAAGGACATCTACCGCCAGCAGTACCTGAACCTGGTACACAGCCAACCGCTGGGCGACTGGACCCTAGGCGCCAATCTCGGCTACTTCGTCGGCGGCGAGGACGGTGCCGAGCGCGCCGGCAAACTGGACAACCGCACCGCCTCGGCCATGCTCTCGGCACGCTACCAAGGCCATACGTTCTACCTGGGTTTGCAGAAAGTCAGCGGTGATGACGCCTGGATGCGCGTCAACGGCACCAGCGGCGGCACCCTGGCCAACGACAGCTACAACTCGAGCTTCGACAATGCCAAGGAGCGCTCCTGGCAGTTGCGCCACGATTTCAACTTCGTCGCCCTCGGCGTGCCCGGCCTGACCTTGATGAACCGCTACATCAAAGGCGACAACGTGCAGGCAGGCGGTGTCACTGACGGCAAGGAATGGGCCCGGGAAACCGAGCTTGCCTATGTGATCCAGGCCGGCACGTTCAAGGACCTGTCACTGAAATGGCGCAACTCCACCATGCGCCGGGACTTCAGCACCAACGCGTTCGACGAGAACCGCCTGATCATCAGCTATCCGCTGAACCTGCTATAG
- a CDS encoding DUF962 domain-containing protein — MKTLVDHLSQYASYHRDPRNIATHFVGIPLIVLAVTILLSRPGVSMAGLWLSPALLVAAASVWFYLRLDVRFGLVMGALLGVCLWIGQALAVQATGLWLSAGLGAFVVGWIIQFVGHYYEGRKPAFVDDISGLIIGPLFVVAELAFMLGLCPALKRAVEANAGPVAVRHKKTAVR; from the coding sequence ATGAAGACCCTCGTCGACCACCTGAGCCAGTACGCCAGCTATCACCGCGACCCACGCAACATCGCTACCCACTTCGTCGGAATTCCGCTGATCGTGCTGGCGGTGACCATTCTGCTGTCACGCCCCGGTGTATCGATGGCAGGTTTATGGCTCTCCCCCGCGCTGCTGGTCGCCGCCGCCTCGGTGTGGTTCTACCTGCGCCTGGATGTACGCTTCGGGTTGGTCATGGGCGCGTTGCTGGGGGTGTGCCTGTGGATCGGCCAGGCGCTCGCGGTGCAGGCCACCGGGCTGTGGCTGAGCGCCGGGCTCGGTGCCTTCGTGGTGGGTTGGATCATCCAGTTCGTCGGCCATTATTACGAAGGCCGAAAGCCGGCATTCGTGGACGATATCAGCGGGCTGATCATCGGCCCGCTGTTCGTGGTGGCGGAGCTGGCCTTCATGTTGGGGCTGTGCCCGGCGCTCAAGCGCGCCGTGGAGGCCAATGCCGGACCCGTGGCGGTGCGGCACAAGAAAACGGCAGTGCGATAA
- the pcaC gene encoding 4-carboxymuconolactone decarboxylase: MDEKQRYDAGMQVRRAVLGDAHVDRSLEKLNDFNGEFQEMITRHAWGDIWTRPGLPRHTRSLITIAMLIGMNRNDELKLHLRAAANNGVTREEIKEVIMQSAIYCGIPAANATFHLAESVWDELGVESRQ; this comes from the coding sequence ATGGATGAGAAACAACGCTACGACGCTGGCATGCAGGTGCGCCGCGCCGTGCTCGGTGATGCCCATGTGGACCGCAGCCTGGAGAAGCTCAACGACTTCAATGGCGAGTTCCAGGAAATGATCACCCGCCATGCCTGGGGCGATATCTGGACCCGCCCGGGCTTGCCCCGGCATACCCGCAGCCTGATCACCATCGCCATGCTCATCGGCATGAACCGTAACGATGAGCTCAAGCTGCACCTGCGCGCGGCCGCCAACAACGGCGTGACACGCGAAGAGATCAAGGAGGTGATCATGCAGAGTGCGATCTACTGCGGGATCCCGGCAGCCAATGCCACCTTCCACCTGGCCGAGTCGGTGTGGGATGAGTTGGGGGTAGAGTCTCGCCAGTGA
- the pcaD gene encoding 3-oxoadipate enol-lactonase: MAQLQLADGVLNYQLDGPEHAPVLVLSNSLGTDLHMWDTQIPAWTEHFRVLRYDTRGHGGSQVTEGPYRIEQLGRDVLALLDALDIPRAHFVGLSMGGLIGQWLGVNAGDRLLSLTLCNTAAKIANDEVWNTRIDTVLKGGQQAMVDLRDASIARWFTPGFAQAQPEQAQRICQMLAQTSPEGYAANCAAVRDADFREQLAGVTVPTLIVAGTADAVTTPEHGRFMQAQIPGAAYVEFAAAHLSNVEIGAPFTRRVLDFLLAC; this comes from the coding sequence GTGGCGCAACTGCAACTGGCCGATGGCGTATTGAACTATCAACTCGACGGCCCAGAGCACGCCCCGGTGCTGGTGTTGTCCAACTCGTTGGGTACCGACCTGCACATGTGGGACACGCAGATCCCGGCGTGGACCGAGCATTTTCGCGTGCTGCGCTACGACACCCGTGGCCACGGCGGCTCGCAGGTCACCGAGGGCCCTTATCGCATCGAACAGCTGGGCCGTGACGTGCTGGCGCTGCTCGATGCGCTGGATATCCCGCGGGCCCACTTCGTCGGCCTGTCCATGGGCGGCCTGATCGGTCAGTGGCTGGGTGTGAATGCCGGCGACCGTCTGCTCAGCCTGACCCTGTGCAACACCGCTGCGAAGATCGCCAACGACGAGGTGTGGAACACCCGAATCGACACCGTGCTCAAGGGCGGCCAGCAGGCGATGGTCGACCTGCGCGATGCCTCCATCGCCCGCTGGTTCACCCCAGGCTTTGCCCAGGCCCAGCCCGAACAGGCCCAACGTATCTGCCAGATGCTGGCGCAGACTTCCCCCGAAGGCTACGCGGCCAATTGCGCGGCGGTGCGTGATGCGGACTTTCGTGAGCAACTGGCAGGGGTGACGGTACCGACCCTGATCGTCGCGGGCACCGCGGATGCGGTGACCACGCCGGAGCATGGTCGCTTCATGCAGGCGCAGATCCCGGGGGCGGCGTACGTGGAGTTTGCAGCGGCGCACCTGTCCAATGTCGAGATCGGCGCGCCGTTCACCCGTCGGGTGCTCGATTTTCTGCTCGCCTGCTGA